Below is a window of Hyphomonas neptunium ATCC 15444 DNA.
CGCTGGACGCGGCGCTTTCTGAGTTTGGGCTTTCGGCGCTGATGGTGCCTGAAGCGGCGGGCGGGCTTGGGCTGGGGGCGCTGGACGCGTGCCTGGTGCAGGAGGCGCTTGGTTATGATGTGGCGCCATCGCGCTTTCTGGCGACGGCGGTGGCGGCCAAGCTGCTGGCGGGCAAGCCGGATGTGCTGGGCGCCATTGCGGGCGGCGAGGCGACGTTTGGGCTTGCGCTGACGGAGCTGTTCTCGCGGCGCGACGGGGCGGGTGTTGAGCTGAAAGGCGGCAAGCTGAGCGGCAAGAGCCTGCTGGCACAGTCCGTAGACGGCGCAACGCATATCCTCGTGGCGGACACGGCCGGGGCGGTGCATTCCGTGGCGGTGGGCAAAGCCAGCGTTACCGTGATGCAGACCATTGACCGGACACGGACGTTCCATGAGGTGGCGTTTGACGGGGCTGAGCCGCTCGTCAGCGTGACGCCAGAGGCTGAGGCGATTGCCTTTGCGCGGCTGCTGGTGGCGGCCGATACGCTCGGGACGGCGCAGGCGATGATCGACAAGGCGGTCGCCTATGCCAAGGAGCGCCAGCAGTTTGGCCGGGTGATCGGTTCGTTCCAGGCGGTGAAGCATATGTGCGCCGAGATGGCCGCGAAGCTGGAGCCGGCGCGGGCGCTGATCTGGCATGCCGCGCATGCGCTCGACATTGGCGACGCCGAAGGGCCGATGATGGCGACCCTGGCCAAGGCGCATCTGGCAGAGGTGGGCACCTTTGTGGCGCGCACCTCGACCGAGGTGCATGGCGGGATGGGGTTCACCGATCTGGTCGGGCTTCATTACTGGTATAAGCGGATCGGGGTGAACCGGCAGTTGCTGGGCAGCCCGGAGCAGACGCGCCAGACCGCGGCAGAATTGCAAGGACTGGTTGTGTAATCATCCGTAAAGCTGAATAATGCAATCAAGCCGCGAGTTTTGACTTGTGGTTAACCCTGAGTTGTGCAATCAAATCCATATTATACACGCACTGGTCGTATTTTGTGGAGGTTGCCCATGTCCGAGATTCAGATTGATTACGCCCGTCTGGCGCAGCGCGCCGAGGAGTTCGGTTTCCGGCGCGGGGAATTTCTGGATCTGAAGGCGGGGCTGCAGCTTGCCGAGGAGCTGACCGGACAGGTGATGGCGACACCGGAGTCGATCACCTGGATTGATAGCCTCACGGGCATGACCGGCTGGGTGACCGGGAGCCCCGTGGACGGGATCTTCATTTCGGTGCCGCTGTCGGTGGCGGGTGTGGCGGCGGTGCGCGATGGCAGCTTCGTGCCCGCATGGCCTTCGCTGGCGCACATCTGCGTGGAGGGGGAAGCCTGCGGGGGCGTTTACATCGGCATTTATGCGGGGTCGAACAAGGACGCGCGGCGTCGCGTGATGATGGCGGCGGCTGTTGTGCGGGTGGATATTTTCGGCGCGGTGCCGTGCTTCGCGCGCGGGGCGACGGAGGATGGGAAACGCTCAATGGCGTCGCTGGGGTTCCAGCCGATTGAGGGCGGTCTCAGCGATCTGTGGGGGCAGGACCCGCTGCCGCAATCGCAGGAAGATGCAGCATGAGCCGGTATCCGTCGATTGGAGAGCTGGTGCTGGCAAAGCCGTTGCCGCCTGGCGCGCTGGACGCGTTTTCGGCCCGGCCGGCGCGCACGCTGGAAGACTATCAGCAGGCGATGGCGATCCGCGCGGCGGTCTATATGGCCGAGCAGGATTGCCCCTATGACGAAGAGTATGACGGTAATGATTTTACCGCGACGCATATGGTCGTCTATTCGGGCGTGCGGCCGGTGGGGACGATCCGGGTAAGGTGGTTTTCCGGGTTTGCGAAGGTGGAGCGGACCTCGATCCTGCCCGCGTTCCGGGGGACGCCGGCGCTGAAGGTGTTGCTGGCGGAGACGTTCGAGATCATTGCGCGCAAGGGATACCGGCTGGCGCTGGCGCAGATACAGGCGCGGCTGTGGCCGACCTGGGACCGGGTGTTCCGGTGCAGGCTGGTAAGCGGGCGGCCGGGCTTTGCGTTCTCGGGATTTGACTATGCGGAGATGGAAATCCCTGTGGCGCGCCATCCGGAGGTTTTGAGCGTGCGGGCGGACCCGCTGCTGGTGATCCGGCCGGAGGGGGCATGGGATGAGCCGGGGGTTCTGGATCGGTCCGCGGGGCGGCCGACAGATGGCGCGCAGGCCGCCTGAAGATGGCGTGGCGGGGTGAGCCGGTTTTTATGACACCGGGGGCATTTTGCGGGGGCGGCGCTTGTCATTGGGGGCGACACGGGCCACAACAACGTTGACAGCCGTATGGGCGGGCTTTCGCCCCGCCGACCGCACTCCTGACCTCCGGGGCCTTATCCATGTCCGATATTGTTCAGAAACTTGATGCCGCCGCAAAACAGGCGCCGGTTGTGCCGGTTCTTGTGGTGGACTCAGCCGCTTCGGCTGGACCGCTGGCGAGCGCGCTGGAAGCGGCGGGCGTGACGATTGCGGAAGTGACGCTGCGCACCGCTGACGGGCTGAAGGTTATCGAGGCGATGCGCAAGGCGGCGTCGGGGCTGATCGTCGGCGCGGGTACGGTACTCAGTGGGCGCGATGTTGAGGCCGCGCTGAATGCGGGCGCGGAGTTTCTGGTGTCGCCCGGCATGTCGCCTGGGCTGCGCGCGGCGCTGGGCGGACGCGAGCATCTGATGATCCCCGGCGTGGCAACCGCCAGCGAGGCGATGGCGCGGATGGAAGAGGGGTTTCAGCGGTTGAAGCTGTTTCCGGCCGCTGTGGCGGGAGGTGTCCCGGCGCTGAAAGCGCTGGCCGGGCCGATGCCGCATCTGCGGTTCATGCCGACGGGCGGGATTACCGAAGATGAGGTGAAGGCGTATCTTGGCCAGCCGAACGTCTTTGCGGTGGGCGGTTCGTGGATCGCAAGCCAGAGCGATATAGCGGCGGGCAACTGGGCGAAGATTACCGAGACCGCGCGGCGCCTGCTGGCAATGGGGTGAGGCGCGGGCCTGCTGGCGGTGTCAGCGGGCGAATTTCTGCTTCACCTTTTGCGCCACATTGATCACCGACTGTTCGACGCCTTCGGGCCGGCCGTGAATGCTCCACAGCAGGGCATGGCTCACCGCGTAGACCAGCGCGCCGGTGCCCGACAGCAGCGCGACCGTAAGGACGTTGCCGACGGCGGTGTCAGGAAGGGGGAAGGTGTCGCGGACAGCCAGAACGACCCCGATCATGATGGCCGCCGACAGCAGGGACCGGCCAAAATTCTTGATCTGATCGACGACGCTGATCTGAAGCAGGCTTTTCAGGAAGAACAGGTTGATGATCGTGGCGAGAACCGTGGAGACCACATAGCCGGCGAGGAAGCCGGTGAACCCGTAGAGCCAGATGCCGACCAGGAGGCAGGTGACCTGGACCACCAGGGCGATGACATCGCGGCGCAGCATCAGGCTGGTGCGGCTGAGGGACATGGCGACCGACCGGATGGGGCCTGTGGCCAGCAGAAGGCCGGTGCACGGGGCATAGAACTGGACGATCAGCACGGCCTCTTCCCAGCCCGGCCCGAGGAGGAAGGGGATCAGCGGATCTGCGACCAGCGCGAGGCCGAAACCGACCGGCATGGCGAGCGCGACCGTGGCCGACTGGGCTTTGAGGTAAGCCGCGCGGAAGCGGTTGATGTCTTCAGCGAGGCGGCTGAAGGCGGAGAACAGCGACCGCATGATCGGGACGAGGAAAAGATAGGATATTTCCGAAGAGAGTTTGTTGCCGATGTGCAGCTGGCCCAGCGTGTCCTGGCCAAAGCGGCGGCCGGCGATGAGGTTTACGCTTTCGGTGGTGAGGCGGCTGACGATCATGCTGAGGCCGAGCCAGATGGAATAGTCCAGCAGCCGGCGCGGTGAGCGCAGCGACAGGGCGGGCAGTTTGCGGGCGGCAAAATAGGTGATGATCATGCTGGCGAAGGTGCCTGCGACCATGCCGATGACGAAGGCCCAGTAGGACTGCCAGATCAGCGCGATGGCGATGCTGACGGCGACCTGGACGATCTTGGAGGTGATCTCGGCAAAGACATCCCAGGTGAAATTGAGCGACCGGGCGAAGTTTTCAAAATAAGGGTTTCTCAGCCCAAAGATGATCATCTGGAGCGCGAGAACCATGATGACAGGCGCGACTTCCGGCATGCTGAACAGCTGGCCCATGGGGTAGGCAATGACCAGAAGCACCACCGAAACCAGAAGCGAGCGGATGATCGAGATGGTCCAGGCGGTGTTGAACTCGTCATCGGTCGGGGACGGCAGCGCGATCAGGGCTGTGGTGACCGGGATGTCCAGAAGGGCTGCCATGATGCCCATGATGGCCATGGACAGGGCGATTACGCCGAAATCGGCGGGCACCAGGATGCGCGCCAGGGCAATTGTGCCGCCAAAAGCGAGGGCATAGCTGGCCAGCTTCGCGAACGCCAACCAGGCCGCCGCGCGAACAACCTGCCGGGAAGAAACATCTTCGCCTGGCACCTGCGCCGTCAGATTCTGGTCGTGTGTCATGTACGCTTCTTTTTTTGTGTGTCACTTCGAGACGGAATCCGGAAGGCGGTCTTGCTATGAGATTCCCGTGCCATGACACATTCCTGTGGCACGGCGCAGCCAGTAGAGGCCAGCCAAGTATTTCGGAATTCTGAAGATTTCCGGCCCCCGCCTTCCGCGGGGCAAAGGGGCCGGGATGGTGGCCGTGATTTGGTTTAATTCCTGCATGGATGTAAGTTGCCGACTGGGGAGTGAGGCAAGCGTGACATATTATAATACGACGCAGGAATCCCGATTAAGCGATGCAGAGTGCTTCGGCCGTGTGACCCGTCATGGAACACCGGTGGCAGAGGCGCGCCTGAACCCCGGTGCCATTCTGGTGGGCCGGGCGTGGCGGCGGCGATGCGCGTTGAAACGGGCTGGCAGGCGAATTCCACGGGGTTCGTGTGAGTTTCAACTTATAATTTTTACAAAACGTGACCGAAACTCGCCTAAGCACCAGAGTGGCTGGCTTGATCGCGCATTGGCGCCGAGTTAGCTTGGGGTGGGGACATGTATTCAGTAAATAAACGTATAGTGGGTGGCTCGTGAACAATATTACTGCGCTTATCGTCGGCGATGGACCGCTGCTGTTGCAATGCCTTGAGGCATATATGGCATCGGGCGGGCAGGTTACTGCTGTCGTTACTCAGGACAGCGCGATTGCCAGCCATGGTGACGCCATCGGCGTGCGTGTGCTGAACAAAAGCTCGGTCGTCTCGGGCGAGCTTGAGGCGCTTGAGTTCGACTATCTGCTGAGCATTGCCAACCTCGACATGCTTCCGGAGTCGCTGCTGAAGCGCGCCCGCAAGATGGCGATCAACTTTCACGATGGCCCCCTGCCACGTTATGCGGGCCTCAACGCGACGTCCTGGGCCATCCTTCAGGGCGAGACCGCGCATGGTGTCACCTGGCATGAGATGACCGGCAAAGCCGACATGGGCGGTATTGTCGAAGCCGCACCATTGACGATTGACCCGAATGATACGGCCTTCAGCCTTAACGCCAAATGTTTCGAGGCGGGGCTGGCATCCTTCAAGGCGATGATCCCGTCGCTGCTTGCCGGCAATGTCACGGTCCGGCCGCAGGACGGCGCGCGGACCTATTTCGGCCGGTACAAACGGCCGGACGCCGCGGCGACGCTGCGGTTTGATGTTTCTGCAGACGACACGCTGGCGCTTTCGCGGGCGATGACGTTCGGGCCTTACACCAATACACTGTCTTTCCTGAAAGTGTGGACCGGGCAGCGCGTGCTGCTGGTGAGCGATGTCGAGGCGGCGACGGGTGCGGCGTCTCTGGCGGCACATGGCACGGTGATCGCGCACGACGCGGATGGCGTTGTTGTGGCAGCGCAGGGCGGCCAGTTGCTGCGCCTGAGCGGGCTGACGGACAGTTCGGGCGCGGCGGTCGATCCGGCGCAGTCGGGCGATCTCGCACTTGGCGCGCGCCTGCCGGATCTGGCCGCCAGCGATGTGGCTGAGCTGGACCGTCACACGGTTGCGGCGGCAAAGGCGGAAAGCTTCTGGATGGCGCATAGCGCGCGGGCGGTCGCCAGCGAAGCGGCGCCGTATCCCCGCGCGCTGAAGCCGGCGGCGGGCGTGCATACATTCCCGCTGGATGCCGGCGCGGAGCTGTCGCTTGGCTTGGCGGCGGTTGCGGTTTGGTCTGCACATGTGGGCGGGGCGTCTTCAGCAGCGATTGCCTTTCATGACGGCGCGCAATGGACCGGGCTTGGCAAATATGCGGCGTGGTTTGCGCCCTGGCGCCCGCTGGCGCTGGATGTGGCCGGTGACGCGCAACGCGGAGAGCTGGTTGCGCACGCGCGCGCCCTGGTGGACGCGGCGCGGGATAAAGGTCCCCTGGCCTGCGACGCTTATATGCGCCGGCCACGCGCCGAGCGCATGCAGGGGCGGGCGGATGATTTCTCGCTGGCTGTCGCCATCGGGGGAGACGCTCCAAAACATCCGAATGCGGATATTATTCTGCGCGCAGGCGAAGCCGGGCTGACGCTGGAGATTTCTGCAGGCGCTTACGACGCAGATGTGGCGGGCGTGATCGCCGGACATATCGCGTCAGCGCTCGCCGGCCTTCGGGATGCGCCGCAAGAGGCTGTATCCGGGCTTGACGTTCGCCCGGCAGCTGAGCGTGGCGCACTGGCCGCGTTTGAAGCAGGCACAGCCACCCGCGTTCCCTTTGTGTCGATGCATCAGGGCGTGACCGATCAGACCGCCCGCTCGCCCGACCGGTTGGCACTGCGCACGCGTGACGGCGCGATGACCTATGCCGAGCTGGACGCCGCGTCGAGCCAGGTCGCCGAGCAGCTCATGGCGCGCGGCGTTCGCGCCGGCGAGACGGTTGGCGTCTGCATGAACCGGTCGATGGACCTGGTGGTGGCGTTGCTGGCCGTGCTGAAGACCGGCTGTGCCTATGTGCCGCTTGACCCGGCCTATCCGGCCGACCGGCTTGATTTCATGCTGGAAGACAGCCAGTCGCATTTTGTCATCACGGATGCGCCCGGCGCGCAGGAGGGTGTGCGGGCCCAGCGGCTGGCATTTGGCGAGCTGCGCGGCGGCTCTGCGGGCGGATGGCGCGCGCCGGAGGTTGGCCCGCAGGATCTGGCCTATCTGATTTACACTTCGGGATCGACGGGCCGCCCCAAGGGCGTGAAGGTTCAGCATGGCGCGCTGGCAAACTTCTTTGCGGCGATGGATGTTCGCCTTCCGTATAAAGAGGGTGATACCTGGCTGGCGGTGACCAGCCCCAACTTTGACATCTCCGTCCTTGAGCTGTTCTGGACGCTGTCGCGCGGCCTGACTGTGGCGCTGCATGGCGCGGAAACGCAGAAAACCAAGCCGTTCAGCCTGTTCTATTTTGCGGCGTCCTCTGCCGCGAATGCCGATCAGTACAAGTTGTTGTTTGCGGGCGCGCGCTTTGCCGATGAAAACGGGTTTGAGGCGATCTGGACACCGGAACGCCACTTCCATGATTTCGGCGGTTCCTATCCTAACCCGGCCGTGACGAGCGCTGCGCTGGCGGCGATCACGAAGAATGTGCATATCCGTGCGGGCAGCTGCGTGCTGCCGCTGCATCACCCCATCCGGGTGGCGGAAGACTGGTCGGTGATCGACAATGTGTCCCGCGGCCGGGTCGGTCTTGCCATTGCGACGGGCTGGCAACCAAATGACTTTGTTCTGGCGCCGGACAATTTTGCGACGCGCCGTGATACGCTCAGCGAGCGGATCGACACGCTGAAGCGCCTGTGGCGCGGCGAGGCCGTGCCGTTTGTGAACCCGAACGGCGTTGAGGTGCCAACGCGTATTCATCCCCGCCCGATCCAGAAGGAACTGCCGATCTGGCTGACGATTGCCAAGGCGGCCGAAGCATTCGAGAGCGCAGGGCGGCAGGGCTTTAATGTGCTGACCCACCTGCTGGGCATGTCGGTAGCTGAGCTTGGCGGCAACATCGCCAGGTATCGTGAGGCCTGGCGGAAAGCCGGGCATCCGGGCGAAGGACGTGTGACGTTGATGTTGCACTCGTTTGCCGGCGAGACCGATGACGATGTTTGCGAGACCGTCCGTGAGCCAATGAAAGCGTATCTGCGCACCTCGGTTGATCTTGTGCGCGATGCGGCCTGGACTTTCCCGACGCTGGTTCAGAAGGGCGAAAAGACAGGCCGCACGGCGCAAGAGGTGATGGACGCCGAGCCGCTGACGGACGAAGAGATGGACGCGCTGCTTGACCATGCGTTCGAGCGCTATTTCCAGACGAGTGGTCTTTTCGGATCGGTTGAGACCTGCGCCGAGATGGCGCGCCGGGTGCATGGTATTGGCGTGGACGAGATCGGCTGTCTGGTCGATTTCGGGGTGGATCAGGACCTGGCGATTGAGCATCTGCCCTATCTGAAACGCGTGATGGACCGTGCCGGAGCTTCGCCGTCGCATGAAGGGCGGCACACGGTTGCCGAGGATGTCGAATTTTTTGGTGCCTCACATCTGCAATGCACACCGTCCATGGCGATGATGCTGGGCGGCGAAACCGAGAAGCTGGCCGGGCTGCAGGTGCTCTGCGTGGGCGGGGAAGCGCTGCCGATGGAGCTGGCCCGGTCGCTGCGCACGGCGGCGCCGCAGGCAAAACTGTTCAACATGTATGGGCCGACCGAGACGACGATCTGGTCGACCATGTGTCATATCGATGAAGTGGGAAATTTCATTCCGCTGGGCGAAGCCCTGCTCAACACAACGCTGCGCATCGATTCGCCTTCGGGCCGGCCCCAGCCGGCGCTGGCTGCCGGAGAGCTGCTGATCGGCGGCGACGGCGTGACGCTGGGATACTGGAACCGGGAAGATCTGACGGCAGAGCGTTTTGTGACGCTGCCGGACAGGCCGGGTGAGGTGATGTATCGGACTGGTGACCTTGTGCGCCGTCATTCCGATGGGAAACTGGAATTCCTGGGGCGGATCGATCATCAGGTGAAGCTGCGCGGGCACCGGATCGAGCTTGGCGAGATCGAGGCGGCGCTGATTGCCGAAGCGGCGATCGCGCAGGCGGTGGTTGTTGCGCTTGGCGACAGCAATGAAAATAAGCGGCTTGTTGCCTATTGCGTTGTCAAACCGGGCGCCGAGCTTGATACCAAAGCGCTGAGATCGCAGCTGTTGCAAAGCCTGCCGGAAATCATGGTGCCGGCGCACATTGTTGTGCTGCCGAGTTTGCCGCTGACGCCGAATGGCAAGATTGACCGCAAGGCATTGCCTGCGCCGGAAGCGGCGGTTCAGGGCGCGGTTGAGACGCCCAGCGATGAAGTGGAGCAGAAGCTTGCCTCCACATGGAGCGATCTGCTTGGGCTTCCAGCGGTGGATGTGAACGCCAATTTCTTTGACCTTGGCGGGCACTCCCTGCTGGCATTCCAGATGCTGCGGCGCGTGCAGAGCGACTTCTCGCGGGATGTAACCATTACGGATGTCTTCCGTTTTCCGACCGTCCGTACACTGGCTGAGCGTATCCGCAAGGGTGGCAGTGATGACAAGGACAAGCCGAATGCGGGGCTCGGCCGGGCGCAGGCGCGCCTGGCTGCGCGCCGCCGTGATTCTGCAGGGGCCTGAAACTTATGGCCGATGAGAACAGCATCGCCATCGTTGGCATGGCTGGGCATTTTCCCGGCGCACGGTCGGTTCGGGAATACTGGTCGATGCTTGAGGCTGGCCGGGACGCGACCCGCTGGCTGACACCTGAGGAACTCGTGGCGGCCGGGGAGTCGTTCGCGGCGATTCAGGACCCCCGCTATATCCGGGCAACCATGGCGCTGCCGGACATGGAAATGTTCGATGCCGGATTTTTTGGATTCAGCCCACGCGAGGCGGCAATCCTTGATCCTCAGCATCGCCACTTTCTGGAATGCTGTTGGGAAGCGCTGGAAGATGCCGGTCATATGCCGGCGGATGAATTTGACGGCGCTGTCGGGGTATTCGGCGGCTGCGGGATGCAGGCCTATCTGGCGTTCAACCTGCTGAGCAATCCGGAGCTGGTTGAGAGTGAGGGCATGTTCCTCCTGCGCCACACGGGCAATGACAAAGACTTTCTCACGACGCGGGTGTCTTATCTGCTGAACCTTCACGGGCCGAGCATTGGCGTGCAGACCGCGTGCTCGACCTCACTGGTTGCCATTCACATGGCGTGTCAGAGCCTGCTTGCGCGCGAATGCGATATGGCGCTGGCGGGCGGCTCCAGCATCGATCTGCCTCATGGCAGGGGTTATCGGTATGCGGAGGGTGAAATCCTCTCATCGACCGGGCGCTGCCGCGCCTTTGATGACGAGGCGGACGGCACCCTGTTTGGCAGTGGTTCAGCTGTGGTTGCGCTGCGGCGGCTGGATGATGCCCTGCGGGACGGGGACAACATACATGCCGTGATCCTGGGGTCGGCCATCAACAATGATGGCGCGCGCAAGGCCGGCTATCTGGCGCCCAGCATTGACGGGCAGGCGATGGCCGCTGCCGAAGCCCTGGCGATTGCCGGGGTGGAGCCCGGCAGCGTGGACTATATCGAGGCGCACGGCACCGGCACGCTGGTCGGTGATCCGATCGAGCTTTCGGCCCTGCAGCAGGTTTATGGAGACGCCCCGGCAGGATCAATCGGGATCGGCTCGGTGAAGACCAATATCGGTCACCTTGATACGGCAGCTGGCATTGCCTCGCTGATCAAGGTGGTGCTGGCGATGCGCGGAGAAAAGCTGCCCGCAACGCTCAACTTCTCAAAGCCCAACAGCCGTTTTGATTTTGCGCGCAGCCCTTTCAAGGTTGTCGGTGAACAAAAGGATTGGCAGCGGGGCACCAAGCCCCGCCGGGCGAGCGTCAATTCGCTGGGCGTGGGCGGAACCAACGCGCATGTCGTGCTGGAGGAGGCCCCCATACTTCCGCCGGCGTTGGCATCCGGCCCGCAGGTGATCACGCTTTCGGCAAAGACGAAGGACTCGCTTGAGGGACTCGTGGCCAAGTGGCGGGGTTTTGCGGCGGCGCCGGACGCAGGGTTCTGTATCGCAAACGCTGCCTTTACGGCGCAGACCGGCCGCAAGATCTTTGCGCATCGGGCAACGGTGGTGGCTTCCAACGCTCAGGAACTGGCGGAGAGGCTGACGCCCAATGGCGCCTGGCGGCGCACGTCAGCGACGGCGAAGGACACCAAGCCACGCATCGTGTTCATGTTTCCCGGCGGCGGCGCGCAATATCCCAATGCTGCCCGTTCGCTGTATGAGAACAATACGGAGTTCCGCGCGGCGGTAGAAGCGTGTTTTGCCGTCCTTGAGCCGGGACTGGCAAGGGATCTCCGCGCACTGATGTTTGAGGCGGTCGATTTCAAGGCCGGTTCGGCGGCGCTGGAGCGGCCGACTTATTCGCTGCTTTCCGTGTTCATCGTCGAGTATGCGCTGTCGAAGCTGTGGGAAAGCTGGGGTGTTACGCCCGATGCCGTGATCGGCCACAGCGCAGGCGAGTATGCGGCAGCTGTGCTGGCCGGCATCATGTCGCTTGAGGACGCGATTGGCGTTGTGCTTGAGCGCGGCGAGATATTCGAAACGGCGCCTGCGGGCGGCATGATCAGCGTTCAGGACGATGAGGCGCGCGTGCGTGCGCTGGTTGGGGATGATCTCGATATTGCGGTTCTCAATTCTCCGCAGGTGACAGTGGTATCCGGCGCGGATGAGCCGCTCGCGGCGTTTTCCAAACGTCTGGAGGCGGAGGGTATCAAACATGCTCCGGTGCGTATCAAGGTGGCGGCACATTCGCGCATGCTGGACGGCGGGTTGGCCCGCTTCCGTGCGCGGCTCGACCGGGTGAAACTTTCGCCGCCGAAAATGGAATTCATCAACAATCTTGTTGGCGCGCCGGCCAAGCCGCAGGAACTGGCGACATCCGATTACTGGGTGAACCATCTGCGCGGCGCGGTGCGATTTGCGGACGGACTTTCAGCGGCGTTGTCGACACCTGACACGGTGCTTGTTGAGGTCGGACCGGGGCAGGCGCTGTGCGCGCTGGCGGGGCTGGCGCAGGGCGCGCATGCCCTTCGCGGTGTCGTGGCGAGCCTGCCGACAGCTGTGGAAGATCATGACGCGGAAGCTTATGCGCTGTCCGCGTTTGGCCATCTCTGGGCGCTTGGCGCATCCGTTGATTTTGCCCGTGTACGGAAGGGTGAAGGCCAGCGCAGGGTGTCGGTGCCGACCTATGCGTTTGAGCGCCAGCGCCACTGGATCGAGCCCGGCAAAGGCAAAGCGGCGGCAGATACCGATACGCTTCAGATTTTCCGCAGCGCGGACGTCAAGGACTGGTTCGAAACGCGCGTGTATGAACCGGCTCCATTGGAGCAAGAGACACACAGCGCGCGCACGCATGTCATATTCAGCGATGGCAGCGACTTAGCCGCCGAGACGATCAAGCGTCTCCGCGCGCGAGGGGATGCATGTGTCGTGGTGAGCCACGATCCGGCAGCGGGCGAATTGCAGACTGCGGATGGCGCCTTCAGCTTCGACGCCAGCGCGCAGGATTATGCGCCCCTCATTGATGCGGTATCTCAAGAATGTGCAGAGCCCGATACGCTGGTTTTCCTTTGGCCGCTTCTTTATGCGTCTGCGGACGAAGCATTCCAGGCGTTTGATGCCGCTTTCAAGCTCGGCAAGGCGTTGCAGCTTTCCGGCTGGGCTGAGCGGACCCTGCTGGTTGCGGCCACGCAAAATGCCCTCGCAGTTGAGGCAAGCGAAGCGAGCGACGCCATGCAGGCGGGTGTGTTCGGCCCCTGGCAGATGCTGAGCGCAGAACAGCCCGGCGTGCGGGCAAGAGTTGTGGATTTCGGCGCTGCGGATGACATCAGTATGCGTGCCGGCGAGATCATCAGCGAATTGGATGCCGCAGGCGATGCGCCGGTTGCCGCCTGGCGGGATGGGCAGCGGTTTGTACCGGGGCTCAAGCGAGGCGTAACGCCGCCGGCGAACCAAACGTTGCGGGAAAAGGGCGTATATCTCATCACCGGCGGCCTGGGCGGTATCGGGCTTGAGCTGGCGCGATACCT
It encodes the following:
- a CDS encoding MupA/Atu3671 family FMN-dependent luciferase-like monooxygenase; this translates as MNNITALIVGDGPLLLQCLEAYMASGGQVTAVVTQDSAIASHGDAIGVRVLNKSSVVSGELEALEFDYLLSIANLDMLPESLLKRARKMAINFHDGPLPRYAGLNATSWAILQGETAHGVTWHEMTGKADMGGIVEAAPLTIDPNDTAFSLNAKCFEAGLASFKAMIPSLLAGNVTVRPQDGARTYFGRYKRPDAAATLRFDVSADDTLALSRAMTFGPYTNTLSFLKVWTGQRVLLVSDVEAATGAASLAAHGTVIAHDADGVVVAAQGGQLLRLSGLTDSSGAAVDPAQSGDLALGARLPDLAASDVAELDRHTVAAAKAESFWMAHSARAVASEAAPYPRALKPAAGVHTFPLDAGAELSLGLAAVAVWSAHVGGASSAAIAFHDGAQWTGLGKYAAWFAPWRPLALDVAGDAQRGELVAHARALVDAARDKGPLACDAYMRRPRAERMQGRADDFSLAVAIGGDAPKHPNADIILRAGEAGLTLEISAGAYDADVAGVIAGHIASALAGLRDAPQEAVSGLDVRPAAERGALAAFEAGTATRVPFVSMHQGVTDQTARSPDRLALRTRDGAMTYAELDAASSQVAEQLMARGVRAGETVGVCMNRSMDLVVALLAVLKTGCAYVPLDPAYPADRLDFMLEDSQSHFVITDAPGAQEGVRAQRLAFGELRGGSAGGWRAPEVGPQDLAYLIYTSGSTGRPKGVKVQHGALANFFAAMDVRLPYKEGDTWLAVTSPNFDISVLELFWTLSRGLTVALHGAETQKTKPFSLFYFAASSAANADQYKLLFAGARFADENGFEAIWTPERHFHDFGGSYPNPAVTSAALAAITKNVHIRAGSCVLPLHHPIRVAEDWSVIDNVSRGRVGLAIATGWQPNDFVLAPDNFATRRDTLSERIDTLKRLWRGEAVPFVNPNGVEVPTRIHPRPIQKELPIWLTIAKAAEAFESAGRQGFNVLTHLLGMSVAELGGNIARYREAWRKAGHPGEGRVTLMLHSFAGETDDDVCETVREPMKAYLRTSVDLVRDAAWTFPTLVQKGEKTGRTAQEVMDAEPLTDEEMDALLDHAFERYFQTSGLFGSVETCAEMARRVHGIGVDEIGCLVDFGVDQDLAIEHLPYLKRVMDRAGASPSHEGRHTVAEDVEFFGASHLQCTPSMAMMLGGETEKLAGLQVLCVGGEALPMELARSLRTAAPQAKLFNMYGPTETTIWSTMCHIDEVGNFIPLGEALLNTTLRIDSPSGRPQPALAAGELLIGGDGVTLGYWNREDLTAERFVTLPDRPGEVMYRTGDLVRRHSDGKLEFLGRIDHQVKLRGHRIELGEIEAALIAEAAIAQAVVVALGDSNENKRLVAYCVVKPGAELDTKALRSQLLQSLPEIMVPAHIVVLPSLPLTPNGKIDRKALPAPEAAVQGAVETPSDEVEQKLASTWSDLLGLPAVDVNANFFDLGGHSLLAFQMLRRVQSDFSRDVTITDVFRFPTVRTLAERIRKGGSDDKDKPNAGLGRAQARLAARRRDSAGA